The Nitrospira sp. CR1.1 DNA window AACAGGCGGCGTATCTCACCTATGTGATCGGAGCGACGATCCCGGCCGGGGCGGTTGAGGAAGCCTTGTGGTGGGACACGCACGATCCCTATCACTATGTCCGCACTCGGCGCCGTTCGTTACCGGGAGGCGGCGAGGAACTGTTCCTCCTCGTCGGCGGCGAAGACCACAAGGCCGGGCAAGCAGACGATGCTGAAATGCGCTACGGCCGGCTGGAGGCCTGGACCCGCAGGCATTTCCCTGCCATGGGGGCGGTAACCTATCGATGGTCGGGGCAAGTCATGGAATCGGTCGACGGCTTGGCATTTATCGGCAGAAATCCAGGCGACGCCGACAATATTTACATTGCGACAGGCGACTGCGGCATGGGAATGACCCATGGAACCATTGCCGGCCTGCTCCTCACGGATCTCATCATGGGTCGGGACTCTGCCTGGTCTTCTCTTTACGATCCATCCCGCCAGCCCATGGGGGCAATGGGGAAGTTCGTGCGGGAGTCGCTCAACGTGGCGGCTCAATATGCCGATTGGGTCACCAAGGGCGATGTTGAAAGCGAGGAAGATATTCCCAACGAGCAGGGCGCGGTGCTGAGAGAGGGCCTCAGCAAGATCGCCGCCTATCGCGACGCCAATGGATCCCTGCACACCTGTTCAGCGGTGTGTCCGCACCTGAACTGTATTGTGGCCTGGAACCATTCCGAACATACGTGGGATTGCCCTTGTCATGGCTCGCGCTTCGATTGTTTCGGCAAGGTTTTGAATGGACCTGCCATCAGCGATTTGACTCCCGTGAAGCGGAAGGAGGGCATGCCCCGATAGCCTGGTCTTACGCCCTGCGTCGAGTCGCTGCGGAAGGGCATCCGTCGGACAAATGCGCGTCGCCGTGAATCGGCGATAGCACCAACGCTCATGATAGGGCGGGCCAGCGGCGCATCTCATCATTCCGTTGCATAGTGAGACGTGCGGCACACACTTCCTCCGTCCCGGAATATCCGCCTATCGGACGGCGGGAGACATCGAACGTACATTCGGCGTCTTTCTCGTCCAATCATTCCAACCGCATCCTCTACAGGAAGGAGAACACCTGCCCATTTTATTGTGGCTGCTTGCCGTGCCGTTGAGTCTAATCCTGGTGCTGTGGCTGTTCGGAATGGTCCATTTCTGATCACGGGTCTCGCCTGAGTGCGTGCAACTCGTCAATGACCTTCTGGATCGAGAGTAAGGCATGGCGTCGCTGAAGCGGTGTCAGCATGCGATCGACTTCCAGAACCAGGCCGGTGAGGGCCGCGCGCATGTCTGCCATCATCTTCAAATACCCGGGCGAGGCCGTCGGGTCAGGATACACGAACATGTTTCGTAATGTTCCCGTAATCTCCTCATCCGACGCCGGAGTGCGAAGCAGGGCCACCAACTCCTCATGGCGCTGTTTTCGATAGCGCCACCAGACCGGCTGACTGTCCGGCAACGCCGCGATCATCGTACGAAGGCTGGCGGTTTGTTCGCGGGTGAGAGGCCCCAGCCATTCTTCAGCCATCGCCACTCCCCTGCGGGTCCGTTCGTCGAGACGAACGGCGGTTGCCCCTTGCGTCAGATGCTCCGCTTGAGCGTCCTCCTTTCGGAACACTCGTTCGAGGTAGTGGATTTGCTTCTCCTTCAGCAGCGCCGCCAACGGCCCCCCTTCCGGAATCGCCCGCTCGAAAAGATCCGCTCGAAATCGATCGTATGCGGCAAAGGTCCAGTCCAGGTCCTCAGACTTCAATCCACGGCTGATACGTCCATGGAGATCTGTCAAAAACTGCTCGTATTGCGGCAACGCCTCTTTCTGATGCCGCAAAAGCAGCGGGTGCAGCCGGTGTTTGACAATCCGCAACTGGCTCGACGTTAAGTCCAGATAGTGATCCAGTTGCCGGCTGATCAGCCAGTCCGCATGCCGATAGCCGAAGGATAGCGCGCAGCCGCTCGTGAGCAGGATCAGCGCTAGCGCCACCCCTATGAGCCAAACGAAATTCGATCTGTGGAACGCCTTCGCCATTCAGAATCCGTCCTGCTCGATGACCATCAGTTCCATGTTCATCAGTAACCAGCCATTCGGCATATGTATACTGGGGTTTTTCCGAGTACGGAGACCTCACGCGCCTCGGTACTGTTGGCATGACAGGCAGTGATCATCCACAGAGAAAGAGCCACGAGCGAAAGAACCGCGCCACATTTCGCTGGATGACAACACTCGAGTCAATCTCACATTCATTCTACCAAGGAGGACACCTCATGAAAGCATTGATGCACTCACTACTGGCTCTGGCGCTGATCTCGGCGGCGGCCTGTTCGAGTTCACCGACCGCGCCGAAGACCCGGTCAGAAGTGGAGGTAGGAACCAAGACGGGCATGGTCAAGAATATCGTCATCAAGGACACCATCACTCCCGATGCGTTGACCGTACGGGCAGGCGACGAGGTTCGGTGGATCAATCAGCGGCAGGATTCCGTGACCGTGACGATTGACGGGCCTCTGGAACACACGGTGTCCTGCCGGAATGGGTTCTCTAAGGCTTTGGGAATGAGCGTGGACAATTCCACGACTCTGGCAAGTAATGAAACCGCCGGCCTGTGTTTCAGCCGTGTCGGCACCGTAAAGTACTCGGTCAGGCCGTCAAGCGATGCGAAAACCACGATGGTAGACTCTCATGGCTCCATCACCGTTCAATAAAATCGGAATATGACGCGAGTGGTGTGCGATGTCCATCGACGCTGTAACGGAGATCGCACACCACGAAGTGACCAGTCTCTCCAAACCTCGCACTCCCTTTCTCGCTGATGCAATCTTGCGCCACTCTCTCCTTCGCGAGCCGACACATTCTTCTTCCGATCGTCAGCAGGCTCAAAG harbors:
- a CDS encoding FAD-dependent oxidoreductase, which encodes MNDEPGRTVSLWMSEGVPHLPPMSSGAHADVCVIGAGMAGVTTAYCLMKEGRSVILLDDHQPGSGMTGRTTAHLSNAIDSGYVEIERLHGRSGASLAAHSHTAAIDWIEKTGNDAGIACDFMRVDGYLCAASPDDSQRIKDEWMAALRAGLTEVEHITKLPGPLSRDGPCLRFPRQAQFHPLKYLAGLVEAIRQGGCRAFGGAHVTQVDSGKQARVETSHGCIVTADAVVVATNTPVNNMVTIHTKQAAYLTYVIGATIPAGAVEEALWWDTHDPYHYVRTRRRSLPGGGEELFLLVGGEDHKAGQADDAEMRYGRLEAWTRRHFPAMGAVTYRWSGQVMESVDGLAFIGRNPGDADNIYIATGDCGMGMTHGTIAGLLLTDLIMGRDSAWSSLYDPSRQPMGAMGKFVRESLNVAAQYADWVTKGDVESEEDIPNEQGAVLREGLSKIAAYRDANGSLHTCSAVCPHLNCIVAWNHSEHTWDCPCHGSRFDCFGKVLNGPAISDLTPVKRKEGMPR